A window of the Sabethes cyaneus chromosome 1, idSabCyanKW18_F2, whole genome shotgun sequence genome harbors these coding sequences:
- the LOC128741099 gene encoding vesicle-associated membrane protein/synaptobrevin-binding protein — MANKPVQLLTIEPANELKFVGPFCTAVSSFMRLTNPTDHNILFKIKTTAPKKYCVRPNCGLLEPKNTVEITIILQPFIFDATEKNKHKFMVQSMIMPAGDVSPEQLWKDVSPDELMDSKLRCVFELPVDNQSTTASPPGTGPASTATVTQSTSATPNRNESGLASMEPQHAGNINNDEEKLSDTTLVQELKKLREAESALRHENLLLKERLLRMRLEVDNVKEREPQSVSSGSSGIASSLSAGSVSSGAAAAAQYQNPYSPPQLAAQQQIPIIYVAAAIAMAIFGLILGKFVL; from the exons ATGGCCAACAAACCAGTGCAGCTGCTTACGATCGAGCCAGCAAATGAACTCAAATTTGTGG GTCCATTCTGCACAGCCGTTTCATCTTTCATGCGATTAACCAACCCGACTGATCAcaatattttgtttaaaatcaAAACTACCGCACCTAAGAAGTACTGCGTGCGCCCAAACTGTGGTCTGCTGGAACCAAAAAATACTGTCGAAATTACCA TTATCCTTCAACCATTTATTTTCGATGCGACCGAGAAGAATAAGCACAAGTTTATGGTTCAGTCTATGATTATGCCGGCTGGCGACGTTTCTCCTGAGCAGCTCTGGAAAGACGTCAGCCCAGATGAGCTGATGGATTCGAAATTGCGTTGTGTGTTTGAACTGCCAGTCGATAACCAGAGTACTACGGCGTCGCCACCAGGAACTGGCCCGGCGAGCACGGCCACCGTCACTCAGTCTACAAGCG CTACACCGAATAGGAACGAATCAGGACTAGCTTCGATGGAGCCACAACATGCCGGCAACATTAACAACGACGAGGAAAAGCTGTCAGACACCACGCTGGTGCAAGAGTTGAAGAAATTGCGGGAAGCTGAAAGCGCACTGCGTCACGAGAATCTTCTACTGAAG GAACGACTTCTACGAATGCGGTTAGAAGTGGATAACGTCAAAGAGCGAGAGCCACAGTCTGTATCGTCAGGCTCGAGCGGCATCGCCTCGTCCCTATCAGCCGGCAGTGTTTCGTCCGGTGCGGCGGCTGCTGCCCAATACCAGAACCCTTATAGTCCGCCCCAACTGGCCGCCCAGCAGCAGATTCCCATCATTTACGTGGCCGCGGCAATCGCAATGGCTATATTTGGGCTGATTCTCGGTAAGTTTGTACTCTGA